A region from the Nonlabens sp. YIK11 genome encodes:
- a CDS encoding TlpA disulfide reductase family protein: MRSVLPLFFITLCLLSCQENKGPAIITGKAPNVPNGIRVYLNEVDGNGSPIPLDTAIVMNEKFDFGLQEVQELSDQRLLTLDGANGILLFVSENQPIELELKKDSLVYSTVRAGKENEVFSEYLKMRVDQAVSTQNLRQDQQEVFDKEGQEGLERLKKEYETMQLTYNDNMINFIKKHPNEIVAPVALQSLYNEYRLEPEKIRELYNLIDKDLVDHPVMQSIDEKLVRVETVAIGKKAPYFEGKNPAGEVIKLPEVLGKVTLIDFWASWCGPCRRENPNVVEAYQKYHDKGFNIISVSLDQESDRDKWIAAIEDDQMTWNHISRLKKWQDPIAQLYNVSAIPATFLLDENGVIIEKNLRGKALHDKLEELLN; this comes from the coding sequence ATGAGATCAGTCTTACCCCTTTTTTTTATAACTCTTTGTCTATTAAGCTGTCAGGAAAATAAAGGACCTGCCATCATTACAGGTAAAGCTCCCAATGTTCCTAATGGCATACGTGTTTATTTGAATGAAGTCGATGGAAATGGTTCTCCTATACCACTGGATACCGCCATTGTTATGAACGAGAAGTTTGACTTCGGCTTGCAGGAAGTACAGGAACTAAGCGATCAACGTCTACTAACGCTGGACGGTGCTAATGGTATCCTGCTCTTCGTGTCAGAAAATCAGCCTATAGAATTAGAGCTTAAAAAGGACAGCCTGGTGTACAGTACGGTTCGTGCTGGAAAAGAAAATGAAGTGTTTTCTGAATACCTAAAAATGAGAGTTGATCAAGCGGTTTCCACCCAAAATCTACGTCAGGATCAGCAAGAGGTTTTTGACAAAGAAGGTCAAGAAGGCCTGGAGCGACTCAAAAAAGAATACGAGACGATGCAGTTGACCTATAATGACAACATGATCAATTTTATCAAGAAGCATCCTAACGAGATCGTAGCACCGGTCGCGCTGCAATCTTTGTACAATGAATATAGACTGGAACCTGAAAAAATTAGAGAACTTTACAACCTCATTGATAAAGACCTTGTAGATCATCCCGTCATGCAGTCCATTGATGAAAAACTGGTTAGAGTGGAAACAGTCGCCATAGGTAAAAAAGCACCTTATTTTGAAGGTAAGAATCCAGCTGGTGAGGTGATCAAACTTCCTGAAGTGCTGGGGAAAGTAACTCTAATCGATTTTTGGGCCAGCTGGTGCGGACCTTGTAGAAGAGAGAACCCCAATGTCGTTGAAGCCTACCAAAAATACCACGATAAAGGCTTCAATATCATAAGTGTATCGCTGGATCAGGAAAGTGACAGAGATAAGTGGATAGCAGCCATCGAGGATGATCAAATGACCTGGAATCACATTTCAAGACTAAAAAAATGGCAAGACCCTATTGCGCAATTGTACAACGTGTCTGCAATTCCAGCTACTTTTCTTTTAGATGAAAACGGTGTCATCATTGAAAAAAACCTCAGAGGAAAAGCACTACATGACAAGCTGGAAGAACTGCTCAATTAA
- a CDS encoding rhomboid family intramembrane serine protease, with protein MFYSIDLVTIAIIAITCIISFKGFQDLEFFDRYKFNIYGIQRGEHFRFFTSGFLHLDLQHLFVNMLTLYFFANIVVSSLGDVSFVILYIVSLLGGNFLSYLFHKDEYHYSAIGASGAVSGILYSSILLSPEMMIYGIIPGYVFGIGYLVYSIYGIKNRVGNIGHDAHFGGAVAGYATTLIYDYRIILNEPITVIALLIPIIILFVLMKLGKI; from the coding sequence ATGTTTTACAGCATTGACCTTGTCACCATTGCTATTATCGCAATCACTTGTATCATTAGCTTTAAAGGCTTTCAGGATCTGGAATTCTTTGATCGATACAAGTTCAATATCTATGGCATCCAGCGTGGTGAACACTTTAGGTTTTTTACCAGTGGTTTTCTACATCTGGATTTACAGCACTTGTTTGTCAATATGCTGACGCTTTATTTTTTTGCTAACATCGTGGTGAGCAGTTTAGGAGATGTTTCTTTTGTCATCCTATACATCGTTAGCTTATTGGGCGGTAATTTTTTGAGTTACTTGTTCCACAAGGATGAATACCATTATAGTGCGATAGGAGCCAGTGGCGCGGTTTCTGGAATTTTGTATAGTAGTATTCTATTGTCTCCAGAAATGATGATTTATGGCATTATACCAGGCTATGTCTTTGGTATAGGGTATCTGGTATATTCTATTTATGGAATCAAGAATAGAGTAGGTAATATTGGGCACGATGCGCATTTTGGCGGTGCTGTTGCAGGCTATGCGACGACCCTAATTTATGATTATAGAATTATCTTAAATGAGCCTATTACCGTCATTGCCTTACTTATTCCTATCATCATTCTATTTGTCCTAATGAAACTGGGAAAAATTTAA
- a CDS encoding lysophospholipid acyltransferase family protein, whose amino-acid sequence MQAAAFYIAYPFIWLIARLPFAVIYALSDVVYFILYYIIGYRKKVIASNIKIAFPGLNAQQVVALSKKSTRHFCDIFVEMIKSTGISRGEVQKRFVCDNVDEINAFAKAGQPIVLMLAHQASYEWTIALDDFLDFRTYVVYKPIKNPHFDQYIREVRSKFGSDLVPMKKAYNIIRASRNSDEAGLYALVADQAPKPSSAQFFTKFFDQVTPVFMGGERMAHQYGMPVYYLQVEKVRRGYYKAHFDKITLDASKEPEWLVTDSFFQKLEDQIRKQPEYYLWSHKRWKTKPQDVKRAVELSPRVHQ is encoded by the coding sequence ATGCAAGCCGCTGCATTTTACATCGCTTACCCTTTTATTTGGCTCATTGCAAGACTTCCCTTTGCCGTGATTTATGCCTTAAGTGATGTGGTTTACTTTATCCTGTATTACATCATTGGGTACCGCAAAAAGGTCATTGCATCAAATATCAAAATTGCCTTTCCTGGGTTGAATGCTCAGCAAGTCGTAGCTCTTTCAAAAAAAAGTACACGCCACTTCTGTGACATATTTGTCGAGATGATCAAGTCGACAGGAATAAGCCGTGGAGAAGTTCAAAAAAGATTTGTTTGTGACAATGTGGATGAGATTAACGCTTTCGCGAAAGCGGGACAACCCATCGTCCTCATGTTAGCACACCAGGCCAGTTACGAATGGACCATAGCTCTAGATGATTTCCTGGATTTTAGGACTTATGTGGTGTACAAACCCATTAAAAACCCGCATTTTGACCAGTACATAAGAGAAGTGCGATCCAAATTTGGTTCTGATCTCGTTCCCATGAAAAAGGCCTATAACATCATACGCGCCAGTCGCAATTCTGATGAAGCTGGTTTGTACGCTCTCGTCGCAGATCAAGCGCCCAAGCCATCATCAGCGCAGTTTTTTACAAAGTTCTTTGATCAGGTAACACCGGTATTTATGGGTGGCGAGCGCATGGCACATCAATACGGCATGCCTGTATATTACTTGCAGGTAGAAAAAGTGCGGCGCGGTTATTACAAGGCGCATTTTGACAAGATTACTCTTGACGCCAGTAAAGAACCAGAATGGCTTGTCACCGATTCATTTTTCCAAAAGCTGGAAGATCAAATCAGGAAACAGCCAGAATACTATTTATGGTCTCACAAACGCTGGAAAACCAAACCACAGGATGTTAAGCGTGCTGTTGAGCTATCGCCTCGAGTTCATCAATAA
- the glmM gene encoding phosphoglucosamine mutase produces the protein MTLIKSISGIRGTIGGAPGDNLTPLDAVKFASAYGKWIKTASGKEKPVVVIGRDARISGSMIQSLVQNTLVGVGCDVIDLGLSTTPTVEVAVPMEKADGGIILTASHNPKQWNALKLLNNKGEFLDGVEGQKILDTADAEDFAYAEVDDLGQVTTITDYIDRHIDEVLRLPLVQAEAIQKGNFKVVVDGVNSTGGIAVPALCKKLGVEVVELYCDPTGHFPHNPEPLKEHLGDLCAAVKEHQADFGITVDPDVDRLAFITETGEMFGEEYTLVACADYVLSKNKGNTVSNLSSSRALRDVTEKHGGTYQAAAVGEVNVVQKMKDVKAVIGGEGNGGIIYPDSHYGRDALVGIALFLSLLTEKKMKVSELRASYPSYFMSKKKVELTKGMPVDAILKDVEKKYASEDLTTIDGVKIDFENEWVHLRKSNTEPIIRIYTESASQESADQLADRFIDELEAIAQQHA, from the coding sequence ATGACATTAATAAAATCTATTTCAGGAATACGTGGAACCATAGGTGGAGCACCAGGTGATAACCTCACACCATTAGACGCCGTAAAGTTTGCAAGCGCTTATGGGAAATGGATAAAAACGGCTTCTGGTAAAGAAAAACCTGTGGTAGTAATAGGTCGTGATGCCCGCATTAGTGGTTCTATGATCCAGTCGTTGGTTCAAAATACGTTGGTAGGTGTAGGTTGTGATGTTATTGATTTGGGATTGAGTACCACACCTACGGTAGAAGTTGCCGTACCTATGGAAAAAGCAGATGGCGGTATCATTTTAACTGCCAGCCATAATCCAAAACAATGGAATGCCCTAAAACTGCTCAACAACAAAGGAGAATTTCTGGATGGAGTAGAAGGTCAGAAAATATTGGATACTGCAGATGCAGAAGATTTCGCTTACGCGGAAGTTGATGATCTAGGTCAGGTAACCACCATTACCGACTATATCGATAGGCACATAGATGAGGTGCTGCGATTGCCTCTGGTTCAAGCCGAAGCCATTCAAAAAGGAAACTTCAAGGTAGTGGTGGATGGAGTGAATTCCACTGGTGGGATTGCGGTTCCAGCACTATGCAAAAAATTAGGTGTTGAGGTAGTAGAACTATACTGCGATCCCACAGGTCATTTCCCACACAATCCAGAGCCGCTTAAAGAGCATCTAGGCGATTTGTGTGCTGCCGTAAAAGAGCATCAAGCCGACTTTGGTATCACAGTAGATCCAGACGTGGATCGATTGGCATTTATCACAGAAACTGGCGAAATGTTTGGTGAAGAATACACGCTAGTCGCTTGTGCTGATTATGTCCTGAGCAAAAACAAAGGCAATACGGTAAGCAATCTTTCATCTTCCAGAGCCTTGCGCGACGTGACTGAAAAGCATGGTGGCACTTATCAGGCCGCTGCCGTTGGTGAGGTGAACGTAGTTCAAAAAATGAAAGACGTAAAAGCTGTAATAGGTGGTGAAGGAAATGGTGGGATCATATATCCAGACAGTCATTACGGTCGTGACGCGTTGGTTGGGATCGCATTGTTCCTTTCTTTGTTGACTGAAAAGAAAATGAAGGTAAGCGAACTTAGAGCTAGTTATCCCAGCTATTTCATGAGCAAGAAAAAGGTAGAACTTACTAAAGGGATGCCGGTAGATGCCATTCTCAAAGATGTGGAGAAAAAATATGCTTCAGAAGATTTGACAACCATCGATGGTGTCAAGATCGATTTTGAAAACGAATGGGTACACTTGCGGAAATCAAATACCGAACCTATCATTAGAATTTATACAGAATCTGCTAGTCAAGAATCTGCAGATCAATTAGCAGATCGCTTTATTGATGAACTCGAGGCGATAGCTCAACAGCACGCTTAA
- a CDS encoding ACP phosphodiesterase, whose translation MNYLAHILLSGDHKELRIGNFIADSVRGKDFSRFPEDVARGITIHRLIDSYTDSHEIVSESKELIRPVYGLWSSVIVDLYYDHFLAANWSMYHSQDLEGFTLDFYQDLKDRWDILPRRIQRFYPIMVEHNWLYSYRTIEGMGKILYQMDQRTKNKSKMQFALKELREHYDELEDQFHRFFKELQDFSNDLIQKMPLD comes from the coding sequence ATGAATTATCTTGCCCACATCCTTCTTTCTGGAGATCACAAAGAGCTGCGAATAGGGAATTTTATAGCAGATTCTGTTAGAGGAAAGGACTTTTCACGGTTTCCAGAAGATGTTGCACGTGGTATCACTATTCATCGGCTCATTGATTCTTACACTGATTCTCATGAAATCGTAAGCGAAAGCAAAGAATTGATAAGGCCTGTCTACGGATTATGGAGTAGTGTGATTGTTGATTTGTACTATGACCATTTTCTAGCTGCCAACTGGTCCATGTATCACTCACAAGATCTAGAAGGCTTTACATTGGATTTTTATCAAGACCTGAAAGATCGTTGGGATATCCTGCCAAGGCGCATACAACGCTTCTACCCTATCATGGTTGAGCACAACTGGTTGTACAGCTACCGCACGATAGAAGGAATGGGTAAAATCCTGTATCAAATGGACCAACGCACCAAAAACAAGAGCAAGATGCAATTTGCATTGAAGGAATTGCGCGAACACTATGACGAGCTTGAAGATCAATTCCATAGGTTTTTTAAGGAACTACAGGATTTCTCTAATGACTTGATACAAAAAATGCCGCTCGATTGA
- a CDS encoding LysM peptidoglycan-binding domain-containing protein, which produces MVKQKYQSVLDLGEKLNIHGGDVKVNNGKLEITGTASTPYEKDLLWDEIKKVGGENPSDLMADIKVADSSVYAIHTVEKGESLSLIAKHYYGDPMKYKKIFEANTDKLKNPDMIHPGQDLIIPNK; this is translated from the coding sequence ATGGTAAAGCAGAAATATCAAAGCGTCCTAGATCTAGGAGAAAAATTAAATATCCATGGTGGCGATGTAAAAGTCAATAATGGAAAACTAGAAATTACGGGAACAGCTTCTACACCTTATGAGAAGGACCTTTTGTGGGACGAGATCAAAAAAGTAGGTGGTGAGAATCCGTCAGATCTTATGGCAGATATTAAGGTAGCTGATAGCTCTGTTTATGCCATTCATACCGTAGAAAAAGGTGAGTCTCTTAGTTTGATAGCCAAGCACTATTATGGAGATCCTATGAAGTATAAAAAGATTTTTGAAGCCAACACAGACAAGCTGAAAAATCCAGATATGATTCATCCAGGACAGGATTTAATCATCCCTAATAAATAG
- a CDS encoding YebC/PmpR family DNA-binding transcriptional regulator, with protein MGRAFEFRKARKMKRWSAMSKAFTRIGKDIVIAVKEGGPDPDSNAKLRAVIQNAKSVNMPKANVERAIKKASDKDTKNYETVLFEGYAPHGIAVLVETSTDNNNRTVANVRSYFTKYDGSLGTSGSVEFMFEHKCHFRIPAEGKDLEELELELIDYGAEELFLDEKDEDDDNSVDGIMIYADFQNYGAMQSGLEEMGLEILSSGFEYIPTVQKELTDEQREDVDKLLEKLEEDDDVNNVYTTIKEDE; from the coding sequence ATGGGAAGAGCATTTGAATTCCGCAAGGCGCGCAAGATGAAACGATGGAGCGCCATGTCAAAAGCATTTACACGTATAGGGAAAGATATCGTGATCGCTGTAAAAGAAGGTGGTCCAGATCCAGATTCCAACGCAAAGTTGCGTGCCGTTATCCAGAATGCAAAGTCGGTCAACATGCCTAAGGCGAATGTGGAGCGCGCGATTAAAAAAGCAAGCGATAAGGATACTAAAAATTATGAAACGGTGCTATTTGAAGGCTATGCACCTCATGGTATCGCTGTTCTTGTAGAGACTTCTACAGACAACAATAACAGAACGGTAGCTAACGTACGTAGCTACTTTACAAAGTACGATGGTAGTTTAGGCACCAGTGGATCGGTTGAATTTATGTTTGAGCATAAGTGTCATTTCCGAATTCCAGCAGAAGGAAAAGACCTGGAAGAGTTAGAGCTGGAGTTGATCGACTATGGAGCTGAGGAATTGTTCCTGGATGAGAAAGATGAAGACGATGACAATAGCGTTGATGGAATCATGATCTATGCAGATTTTCAAAACTATGGTGCGATGCAATCTGGACTGGAAGAAATGGGACTTGAAATATTAAGTTCTGGATTTGAATACATCCCAACCGTTCAAAAAGAATTGACTGATGAGCAGCGTGAAGACGTTGACAAACTTTTGGAGAAACTGGAAGAAGATGACGATGTAAACAATGTTTACACAACCATCAAAGAAGATGAATAA
- a CDS encoding 4a-hydroxytetrahydrobiopterin dehydratase, producing MEKLTEAQIEKHLEKVEGWDYYDDAIHTTFEFDNFMDAFSVMTRIAMEAEKMEHHPDWHNVYNTLEITLSTHDAGGLTEKDFKLAAAIEHIVGDE from the coding sequence ATGGAAAAACTAACCGAAGCACAGATTGAAAAACATCTGGAAAAAGTAGAAGGATGGGATTATTATGATGATGCCATTCACACTACTTTTGAATTTGACAATTTCATGGATGCCTTTTCAGTAATGACAAGAATAGCCATGGAAGCCGAAAAGATGGAACACCATCCAGACTGGCACAACGTATATAACACACTGGAAATTACCCTGAGCACACATGACGCAGGTGGTCTAACGGAAAAGGATTTTAAACTTGCCGCAGCCATTGAGCATATTGTAGGAGATGAGTAA
- a CDS encoding CsbD family protein has translation MSDKEIEGKMDQAKGKVKEGYGKVTGDKSTEAEGKADQAKGKVKEAFGEAKRKIKNALDSDEK, from the coding sequence ATGAGCGATAAAGAAATCGAAGGAAAAATGGATCAAGCCAAAGGAAAAGTAAAAGAAGGTTATGGTAAAGTAACTGGAGACAAATCTACCGAGGCAGAAGGAAAAGCTGATCAAGCCAAAGGGAAAGTGAAAGAAGCTTTTGGCGAGGCAAAACGTAAAATCAAAAACGCACTAGACAGCGACGAAAAATAG
- a CDS encoding outer membrane beta-barrel protein, whose translation MKRLLLLLIFPAMAIAQRANEDVPVHLREIPRYNLSIDLGIAEPTGDYQDISRSGLSVGLTYDYYFNKNVGLSIGARHTYNETAFAAVYDVDNTSLSSLSVGIVGSKTFNRFQVDAFARFGIGYLNTNSEDAVSQNNQQNYSPNNDAIKEFPLVLETGLRFNYYFRRSVQLYFAPQYHGSLGDALAYDNRRDIFFSDDPVFQTGLQPSFDISNLIFSVGIKFALNAEYTNGELRDDSEPDN comes from the coding sequence ATGAAACGACTCCTGCTTTTACTCATTTTTCCAGCCATGGCGATAGCACAACGCGCAAATGAAGATGTGCCTGTGCATTTGCGGGAAATTCCACGATATAACCTTTCCATTGATCTGGGTATAGCCGAACCTACTGGAGATTATCAAGACATTTCACGCTCTGGGTTGTCCGTTGGACTTACTTATGATTATTACTTCAATAAGAATGTAGGGTTAAGCATAGGTGCTCGTCACACTTATAACGAGACGGCTTTTGCTGCCGTGTATGATGTGGATAATACATCGCTGTCAAGCCTAAGTGTTGGAATCGTAGGTTCAAAAACCTTTAATCGTTTTCAGGTAGATGCCTTTGCTAGATTTGGAATAGGTTATCTCAATACAAATTCTGAAGATGCGGTAAGCCAGAACAATCAGCAAAATTATTCACCAAACAATGATGCTATAAAAGAGTTTCCGTTAGTCTTAGAAACCGGCCTACGATTTAATTATTACTTCCGTCGTAGTGTGCAGCTGTACTTTGCGCCACAATATCATGGGTCGCTGGGTGATGCTCTTGCTTATGATAATAGACGCGACATCTTTTTTAGTGATGATCCAGTCTTTCAAACCGGGTTACAGCCCAGTTTTGATATTTCCAATCTCATTTTTTCGGTAGGAATCAAGTTTGCCTTGAACGCTGAATATACCAACGGCGAGCTGCGTGACGATAGCGAGCCAGACAATTAA
- a CDS encoding SRPBCC family protein gives MKLYQIHTKQKLPISLDQAWDFLTDPNNLKLLTPPEMEMTVLYGTERGMYPGQLIEYSVKPLPFFKTNWVTHITQVKDKEYFVDEQMYGPYATWHHKHFISEIPGGTLMEDIVHYRLPMGILGKIVQPFLVKPKLEEIFRFRESALIKKFGVYTAPSDQSTLKQDILN, from the coding sequence TTGAAACTTTACCAGATCCATACCAAACAAAAGCTTCCCATATCGCTTGACCAAGCCTGGGATTTTTTAACAGATCCCAACAATCTCAAGCTACTCACGCCTCCAGAAATGGAAATGACCGTTCTATATGGAACAGAACGCGGCATGTATCCAGGACAACTTATAGAATATAGTGTCAAGCCGCTACCCTTTTTTAAGACCAATTGGGTCACGCACATCACACAGGTGAAAGACAAAGAATACTTTGTCGACGAACAAATGTATGGACCTTATGCCACGTGGCACCACAAACATTTTATAAGTGAGATTCCAGGCGGCACTCTTATGGAGGATATTGTTCATTATAGATTGCCCATGGGCATTTTGGGCAAAATAGTGCAGCCCTTTCTAGTGAAACCTAAGCTAGAAGAAATATTTCGCTTTCGCGAAAGCGCACTCATTAAAAAATTTGGTGTTTACACAGCACCGTCAGATCAATCAACTTTAAAACAAGATATACTCAATTAA
- a CDS encoding SDR family NAD(P)-dependent oxidoreductase: MSRNILLIGGSHGIGNAIVQHLHEGNNVFVASRENENLPDGVTHITFDASADSIDTSQLPESLDGFVYCPGSINLKPFKMLKQEQFEEDMAINFFSLIKVTRDIMPLLTKSGNGSVVFFSTVAVQTGMPFHTSVAAAKGAIEGFAKALAAEYAPTVRVNVIAPSLVDTPLAGRLLNSDDKKEKMGNLHPLKRVGTAEDIAGLAVYLLEQNAGWMTGQVLGLDGGKSTLDLG; this comes from the coding sequence ATGTCAAGAAATATACTACTTATAGGCGGCAGCCACGGAATAGGAAACGCTATCGTTCAACACCTTCATGAAGGAAACAACGTTTTTGTAGCATCCAGAGAAAATGAAAACCTACCAGATGGTGTGACTCACATCACCTTTGATGCCAGTGCGGACTCCATAGACACCAGTCAATTACCAGAATCGTTGGACGGTTTTGTTTACTGTCCTGGAAGCATCAATTTGAAACCTTTCAAAATGTTGAAACAGGAACAGTTTGAAGAAGATATGGCCATCAATTTTTTCTCTTTGATTAAGGTCACTAGAGATATCATGCCATTGTTAACTAAGAGTGGTAACGGTAGCGTGGTTTTCTTTTCCACCGTAGCCGTACAAACAGGTATGCCATTTCACACCAGCGTAGCCGCTGCCAAAGGTGCTATTGAAGGTTTTGCAAAAGCCCTAGCGGCAGAATATGCACCAACCGTACGAGTAAACGTCATCGCACCATCATTGGTGGACACACCACTTGCTGGTCGTTTATTGAACAGCGATGATAAAAAAGAAAAAATGGGTAACCTACATCCATTAAAGCGCGTAGGAACTGCTGAAGATATTGCAGGCCTAGCCGTTTACCTATTGGAACAAAATGCAGGATGGATGACAGGCCAGGTTTTAGGTCTTGACGGTGGTAAATCCACATTAGATTTGGGATAA
- a CDS encoding cryptochrome/photolyase family protein — MADAVNVFWFRRDLRLDDNVGFYEALSADLPVLPIFIFDKEILDKLPEDDARVTFIYEELQRMRSQLQDEVGSSIAMYYGKPEDVWKQILKDHDVNAVFTNHDYEPYAKERDAAIKDLLEKEEIAFHTFKDQVIFEKDEVVKNDGDPYVVYTPYKNKWLERFEEEHKDADGLRIYYTSSVLENCIQNSRLPNLSLSDMGFRKSSIEVPEYDVTPTTIEQYEKTRNFPAQDGTTRLGVYLRFGVASPRKMVKKGLQSNNKVFLSELIWREFFMQILYHYPETTDNAFRAKYDRIEWRNNEEEFEKWKTGTTGYKLVDAGMRELNTTGYMHNRVRMLVASFLCKHLLIDWRWGETYFAEKLLDYELSSNVGNWQWAAGSGVDAAPYFRIFNPITQKDKFDKDRKYINEFVPEHDTDDYPEMIVDHKEARERCLKTYKAAVS; from the coding sequence ATGGCAGATGCAGTAAATGTTTTTTGGTTTAGACGTGATTTACGATTAGATGATAATGTAGGTTTCTATGAGGCTTTATCAGCAGATTTGCCGGTGCTGCCTATTTTCATTTTTGATAAGGAAATTCTTGATAAACTACCTGAAGATGATGCTCGTGTCACTTTTATCTATGAAGAATTGCAACGTATGCGTTCGCAACTTCAGGATGAAGTGGGAAGTTCCATCGCGATGTATTATGGTAAACCCGAAGATGTCTGGAAACAGATCCTCAAAGATCACGATGTAAATGCTGTTTTTACCAATCACGACTATGAACCTTATGCCAAGGAACGTGATGCTGCCATCAAAGATCTACTAGAAAAAGAAGAAATAGCATTCCACACGTTTAAAGATCAGGTGATTTTTGAAAAGGATGAAGTCGTTAAAAATGATGGCGATCCTTATGTTGTTTATACACCATACAAAAACAAATGGCTGGAACGTTTTGAAGAAGAACATAAAGATGCAGATGGCCTGCGTATTTACTATACCAGCTCCGTTCTAGAGAATTGTATCCAGAATTCTAGGTTACCCAATCTCAGTTTGAGCGATATGGGTTTCAGAAAGTCATCCATTGAGGTTCCTGAATATGATGTGACTCCAACGACGATTGAGCAATACGAAAAGACTAGAAATTTCCCGGCTCAAGACGGCACTACCCGATTAGGAGTTTATTTAAGGTTTGGTGTGGCAAGTCCGCGTAAGATGGTCAAAAAAGGATTACAATCCAACAACAAGGTTTTTCTATCAGAGTTGATTTGGCGAGAGTTTTTTATGCAGATTCTTTACCACTATCCAGAAACTACGGACAATGCCTTTAGAGCGAAATATGATCGTATTGAATGGCGCAACAATGAGGAAGAGTTTGAAAAATGGAAAACGGGAACGACAGGATATAAATTAGTCGATGCAGGAATGCGCGAGCTCAATACAACAGGCTATATGCACAATCGCGTGCGCATGCTGGTCGCCAGCTTTTTATGCAAGCATTTACTGATCGACTGGCGTTGGGGCGAAACTTATTTTGCCGAGAAATTATTGGACTACGAACTTTCCAGCAATGTAGGCAACTGGCAATGGGCTGCTGGTAGTGGTGTGGATGCAGCGCCGTACTTTAGGATATTTAATCCCATTACTCAAAAGGACAAGTTTGATAAAGACAGAAAATACATCAATGAGTTTGTACCAGAACATGATACTGATGATTATCCTGAAATGATCGTGGATCACAAAGAAGCAAGAGAACGCTGTTTGAAAACCTACAAGGCTGCTGTATCTTAG